Proteins co-encoded in one Methanobrevibacter gottschalkii DSM 11977 genomic window:
- a CDS encoding hydrogenase large subunit, translating into MDEKLPTNNIIETEIPMGTVHPAALEPYKVRFFVEDEIIQEAEITIGVNHRGIERIMEGLPVQKANSLTEKICGICSNSHIWNSCRTAEIGLDIEIPERATYIRVIMGELERLHSHFLYLAHGCEVLAHETFSMRVFYLREIVMELLAMIGGNRVQYGCSVLGGVRPRCELDANKIQRLKDDMDKLEGGLSDFADRFVADPIVLSRITGVGVLPQKQAIKLAVTGPSLRATGIARDLRTTMFEYDNFDYNIVTQQDGDVKSNLLMRVLESFESIKIIRQAIANIPDGKLVNNDWDMVDTEDIAESYIEVPRGTLYHSYALETGRIRHCIIRTPSMANIGAMQYACIGNHLTDGQLCIVQCDPCFTCTDRAIEVIRR; encoded by the coding sequence ATGGATGAAAAATTACCAACAAATAATATAATTGAAACAGAAATTCCAATGGGTACAGTTCACCCTGCTGCATTGGAACCATATAAAGTAAGGTTTTTTGTTGAAGATGAGATAATTCAAGAAGCCGAAATTACAATTGGTGTTAATCATAGGGGAATAGAAAGAATTATGGAAGGCCTTCCTGTTCAGAAGGCAAATTCACTCACTGAAAAAATTTGTGGAATTTGTTCTAATTCACATATATGGAATTCATGCAGAACTGCAGAAATAGGTTTAGACATTGAAATTCCAGAGAGAGCTACTTATATTCGTGTAATTATGGGGGAACTTGAAAGATTACATTCACACTTTTTGTATTTGGCTCATGGTTGTGAGGTACTAGCTCATGAAACATTTTCAATGAGAGTGTTTTATTTAAGAGAAATTGTCATGGAATTACTTGCAATGATTGGAGGAAACAGAGTTCAATATGGTTGTTCTGTTTTAGGAGGAGTAAGACCTAGATGTGAATTAGATGCTAACAAAATACAAAGGCTTAAAGATGATATGGATAAACTAGAAGGGGGTCTTTCAGATTTTGCTGATAGATTTGTTGCAGATCCTATTGTGTTATCAAGAATTACGGGTGTGGGAGTATTACCACAAAAACAAGCTATTAAATTAGCTGTAACCGGACCATCTCTTAGAGCTACAGGCATCGCAAGAGATTTAAGGACTACTATGTTTGAATATGATAATTTTGATTATAATATTGTAACACAACAAGATGGTGATGTAAAATCTAATTTATTAATGAGGGTTTTAGAATCTTTTGAATCAATTAAGATTATAAGACAGGCTATTGCAAATATTCCTGATGGTAAATTAGTTAACAATGATTGGGATATGGTTGATACTGAGGATATTGCTGAAAGTTATATTGAAGTTCCAAGAGGAACATTGTATCATTCTTATGCATTGGAAACAGGTAGAATAAGACATTGTATTATCAGAACCCCATCAATGGCAAACATTGGTGCAATGCAATATGCCTGCATTGGAAACCATCTTACAGATGGTCAATTATGTATTGTGCAATGTGACCCATGTTTCACTTGTACTGATAGGGCAATTGAAGTAATTAGGAGATAG
- a CDS encoding NADH-quinone oxidoreductase subunit B family protein, with the protein MGIKSFSRARAIHVMLVYTGGCNGCDIEIVNSILSPRFDAEQYNVFLTWNPREADVLVVTGPVTHLNRKPLEAIYDAIPNPKLVVAAGSCALMGGVYKNCHGDIPSEEIEGPVDKIIPVDAKVPGCAVRPQDVLAGVVSLLPTLLDAD; encoded by the coding sequence ATGGGAATCAAATCATTTTCAAGAGCAAGGGCAATACATGTCATGTTGGTTTATACTGGTGGATGTAATGGATGCGATATTGAAATTGTTAATTCAATATTATCACCAAGATTTGATGCTGAACAATATAATGTGTTTTTAACTTGGAATCCTCGTGAAGCTGATGTTTTAGTTGTGACTGGGCCTGTCACACATTTAAATAGGAAACCATTGGAGGCAATTTATGATGCTATTCCTAATCCAAAATTAGTTGTAGCTGCAGGAAGTTGTGCTTTAATGGGTGGTGTTTATAAGAATTGCCATGGAGATATTCCTTCTGAAGAAATTGAAGGTCCTGTTGATAAAATTATACCTGTTGATGCAAAAGTTCCAGGTTGTGCTGTAAGGCCACAAGATGTTTTAGCTGGTGTTGTGTCACTTTTACCTACATTATTGGATGCGGATTAG
- a CDS encoding 4Fe-4S binding protein, producing the protein MRNLIKIALEGAFTNFKRIFFAADRVTDMDMKKQIATLSVEVDDRVDESACIGCSGCANVCPTNAIVMKPLAHPVKLTEGWVKDQVPEIILEKCVVCYYCHDFCPIFSLYGQKGAIHPSCVGDQEVDVSEFLEQPFKISDDKLKIIAQYLSDKTVLKNKEDGD; encoded by the coding sequence ATGAGAAATTTAATTAAAATAGCTTTAGAAGGAGCATTTACTAACTTTAAAAGAATCTTTTTTGCAGCTGATAGAGTTACAGATATGGATATGAAAAAGCAAATTGCAACTCTTTCAGTAGAAGTAGATGATAGAGTTGATGAAAGTGCATGTATTGGATGTTCTGGTTGTGCTAATGTATGTCCAACTAATGCGATTGTAATGAAACCATTAGCCCATCCAGTTAAATTGACTGAGGGTTGGGTTAAAGATCAAGTACCTGAAATTATCCTTGAAAAATGTGTTGTATGTTATTATTGTCATGATTTTTGTCCAATATTTTCACTTTATGGACAAAAAGGCGCTATTCATCCATCTTGTGTTGGTGATCAGGAAGTCGATGTTTCAGAATTCCTTGAACAGCCATTTAAAATATCCGATGATAAACTTAAAATTATTGCACAGTATCTGTCAGATAAAACAGTATTAAAAAATAAAGAGGATGGTGATTAA
- a CDS encoding 4Fe-4S binding protein, which yields MFLTTSTCEGKRECINQCPTKAIKFINGRAFSCLTCGICYKNCPNDAIFQNSYGGYVVDRAKCNGCGMCMYNCPTNNITIEDGIVYGICSRCGVCHEVCSNRVDGYELEKDKQLNLIRSLQILNPPLNDVPYKKESETKVVTRNYFGTDVENCILCGRCQEYCPTGAIHVKIDWDEGICSGCRLCEDVCPNDSMNKHQIVNKKSCTLCLNCMKACPHNAISVEDSSIVVNKLNQKPNGSIISCLNCGLCADLCENESHKKVDGKLRYDPTLDMENVNHDVAISHCPVHTLTEDDEMFIYDEFNDEELPILSGFCVSCGNCVQVCNEYGARQSMTQSWDGKVSEDCISCGICAEVCQEEAITLHRGSISVDLDKCILCENCAVHCPVDVIPKSTMYKNEIKDGFNFIEQKLCMHCGLCYKTCSYDAIEKINDEFVVNEENCTYCGACKNACPARAFLFERNFKDSLEGI from the coding sequence ATGTTTTTAACAACTAGTACATGTGAAGGAAAAAGAGAATGTATTAATCAGTGTCCTACAAAAGCTATTAAATTTATAAATGGGAGGGCATTTAGTTGCCTTACTTGTGGAATATGTTATAAAAACTGTCCAAATGATGCAATATTCCAAAATAGCTATGGGGGGTATGTTGTAGACAGGGCTAAATGTAATGGCTGCGGAATGTGTATGTACAATTGTCCTACAAACAATATTACTATTGAAGATGGAATTGTATATGGTATTTGTTCCCGTTGTGGAGTTTGTCATGAAGTTTGTTCAAATCGTGTTGATGGGTATGAACTTGAAAAAGATAAACAATTAAATTTAATTAGATCATTACAAATTCTCAATCCTCCATTAAATGACGTTCCATACAAAAAAGAAAGCGAAACTAAGGTAGTCACAAGAAATTACTTCGGAACTGATGTGGAGAATTGTATTTTATGTGGAAGATGTCAGGAGTATTGTCCTACTGGAGCTATTCATGTTAAAATAGATTGGGATGAAGGAATTTGTAGTGGATGCAGGTTATGTGAAGATGTTTGTCCTAATGATTCAATGAATAAACATCAAATTGTTAATAAAAAATCTTGTACTCTCTGCCTTAATTGTATGAAGGCTTGTCCTCATAATGCAATTTCTGTTGAGGATTCATCAATTGTTGTCAATAAATTGAACCAAAAACCTAATGGTTCGATTATTTCATGTTTAAATTGCGGATTATGTGCTGATTTATGTGAAAATGAATCTCATAAAAAGGTTGATGGTAAATTAAGGTATGATCCAACATTGGATATGGAGAATGTGAATCATGATGTGGCTATTAGTCATTGTCCTGTTCACACCTTAACTGAAGATGATGAAATGTTCATTTATGATGAATTTAATGATGAGGAGTTACCTATATTGTCCGGATTCTGTGTATCTTGTGGAAATTGTGTTCAGGTGTGTAATGAATATGGTGCACGTCAATCTATGACCCAGTCATGGGATGGGAAAGTTTCAGAGGATTGTATATCTTGTGGAATTTGTGCTGAAGTATGTCAGGAAGAAGCAATCACACTTCACAGGGGAAGTATTTCTGTTGATTTGGACAAGTGTATATTATGTGAAAATTGTGCTGTGCATTGTCCAGTTGATGTGATTCCTAAATCTACAATGTATAAAAATGAAATCAAAGATGGATTCAATTTCATTGAACAAAAATTATGCATGCATTGTGGTTTATGTTATAAAACCTGTTCATATGATGCAATTGAAAAAATTAATGATGAATTTGTTGTTAATGAAGAAAATTGTACATACTGTGGTGCATGTAAAAATGCATGTCCTGCAAGAGCATTTTTATTTGAAAGAAATTTTAAAGATTCACTAGAGGGTATTTAA
- a CDS encoding energy-converting hydrogenase B subunit J: MMLSLGPIIFGIILGVIIGSQIKLKCCDSNFTWTSFVIIIIAGIIIAWQSGNYPFYTDLPISTAFVSALIGIFVGKLLFARSK, translated from the coding sequence ATGATGTTAAGTTTAGGACCAATCATATTCGGAATAATATTGGGTGTAATTATTGGATCCCAAATCAAACTTAAATGTTGCGATTCAAATTTTACTTGGACATCATTTGTAATAATCATTATTGCAGGAATCATTATTGCATGGCAATCTGGCAATTATCCGTTTTATACAGATTTACCAATTTCAACTGCATTTGTATCTGCATTAATAGGAATTTTTGTAGGCAAACTACTATTTGCAAGGAGTAAATAA
- a CDS encoding MnhB domain-containing protein: protein MSQSSIILKLVSLPISMILICLGIMTILGGHITPGGGFQGGAMIAGGVILSVLVYGLDNSPLEFSHLYIEVLESIGALGFIILGLIGLFVSGFFLYNVGTDLLNVVPPTIQNVLHYPDVTNAGIIPYLNIFVGLKVFVGLSAIVIAFAGFKKITEESK, encoded by the coding sequence ATGAGTCAAAGTAGTATTATTTTAAAATTAGTTTCTTTACCAATTTCAATGATATTGATTTGTTTAGGTATTATGACTATTCTTGGCGGTCATATTACTCCTGGGGGAGGTTTCCAAGGTGGTGCTATGATAGCAGGCGGTGTTATATTATCTGTCCTTGTGTATGGATTAGATAATTCTCCGTTGGAATTCTCACATTTATACATTGAAGTTCTTGAATCTATCGGGGCATTAGGATTTATTATTTTAGGATTAATTGGATTGTTTGTAAGTGGATTTTTCTTATACAATGTGGGTACCGATTTATTGAATGTGGTGCCGCCTACAATTCAAAACGTATTACATTATCCCGATGTTACTAATGCAGGTATTATTCCATACCTCAATATATTTGTTGGATTAAAAGTATTTGTAGGATTATCTGCAATTGTTATCGCATTTGCAGGATTTAAAAAAATTACAGAGGAGAGTAAATGA
- a CDS encoding EhbH, giving the protein MAAIFSVTLLDAVFHLSSMINAGVSNIYNVLGTKIAPNMVTVVIFDFRAYDTLGESIILLTAGLVVLLIFGRGLLGDKQ; this is encoded by the coding sequence ATGGCAGCAATATTTTCAGTTACTTTACTTGATGCTGTATTTCATTTAAGTAGCATGATTAATGCAGGTGTAAGTAATATTTACAATGTTTTAGGAACTAAAATAGCTCCAAATATGGTCACTGTTGTTATTTTTGATTTCAGAGCTTATGATACCTTGGGTGAATCAATTATTTTATTAACTGCTGGTTTAGTTGTTTTACTTATATTTGGTAGAGGATTATTGGGGGACAAACAATGA
- a CDS encoding hydrogenase: MSLYDKIFDVVKQFRKLFSPGPVTNADVSGSITAEIFLIVSLVLATILLRHISVLLAGLVILFVAVVLIINIPLIPKFKIEQEDSLDKMLFYAIVTLAIIGVVMYWGGNLV; this comes from the coding sequence ATGAGCTTATATGACAAAATATTTGATGTTGTGAAACAATTCAGAAAATTGTTTTCACCGGGGCCTGTAACTAATGCAGATGTTTCTGGTAGTATTACGGCGGAAATATTTTTAATCGTTTCATTAGTTCTAGCAACTATATTATTGAGGCATATTAGTGTTTTACTTGCAGGATTAGTTATTTTATTTGTTGCTGTTGTTTTAATTATAAATATTCCACTTATTCCTAAGTTTAAAATTGAACAAGAAGATTCTCTAGATAAAATGTTATTTTATGCAATTGTAACACTTGCAATTATAGGCGTAGTCATGTATTGGGGTGGTAATCTTGTCTAG
- the ehbF gene encoding energy conserving hydrogenase EhbF, with the protein MMNELIPLMVIVPLMAALIISAFSKFNKATKIFAFVIAICLPLIPLLSNYGLHYFGGYEPILDNVTNVVYHPAITYSFTFFQQIFIAMIGLLTFLVVFVYLTKYKEISGPYLFLLFLGTAAVTAMILTDDIFHMFVFFEILALAQVGIVAASSIDYSYEMALKYMILGSIGSPIMLLGIGFLLALTGSVNITDIVTAVHNGLVNAKSPVFLLSLGLIFFGWLYASGLPPFHTIKSGIYSKAEPHGAALLQSFTVISMISIVLIMYRIYSVLPIFEVLIVFFSILAMVLGVSLALTQTDFRRMIGFLAVGELGFIGLGIGLGTNFAITAGLFQALNEIIITALLFIGFGAIVEATNEVDTRKLGGLLAYHPKVSIMLLIGGLAMAGVPPLSGFQSKLMLVQASLSCGFPELSILAIMVSIATFVVFVKTFYTMFLKPKPVELDVENKEVPRAMVFVMGILLIIIVLLGLFPNLIIHGISSFVGGIL; encoded by the coding sequence ATGATGAATGAATTAATTCCACTTATGGTTATTGTTCCATTAATGGCAGCATTAATTATTAGTGCCTTTTCAAAATTCAATAAAGCAACTAAGATTTTTGCATTTGTCATTGCGATTTGCCTTCCATTAATTCCATTATTGTCAAATTATGGCCTCCATTACTTTGGAGGATATGAACCAATTTTGGATAATGTGACAAATGTTGTGTATCATCCTGCAATTACATATTCATTCACATTCTTCCAACAGATATTCATTGCAATGATTGGTCTTTTAACATTTTTAGTTGTATTTGTCTATTTAACTAAATATAAAGAGATTTCTGGACCTTATTTATTCTTGTTGTTCTTAGGTACTGCAGCGGTTACTGCAATGATTTTAACTGATGACATATTTCACATGTTTGTATTTTTCGAAATCTTGGCACTTGCACAAGTTGGTATAGTTGCAGCATCATCAATTGATTACAGTTATGAAATGGCTTTAAAGTATATGATTTTGGGATCAATTGGAAGTCCGATAATGCTTTTAGGAATTGGATTCTTACTTGCATTAACGGGTAGTGTAAATATAACTGATATTGTTACTGCAGTTCATAATGGTTTAGTTAATGCCAAATCTCCAGTATTTTTATTATCACTCGGATTAATCTTCTTTGGTTGGTTATACGCATCTGGTTTACCACCATTCCATACTATAAAATCTGGAATTTATTCAAAAGCAGAACCTCATGGAGCAGCTTTACTTCAATCATTTACTGTTATTTCCATGATTTCAATCGTATTGATCATGTACAGAATCTATTCTGTATTGCCAATATTCGAAGTTCTCATAGTATTTTTCTCTATCTTAGCTATGGTATTGGGTGTTTCACTCGCATTAACTCAAACAGACTTCAGAAGAATGATTGGATTTTTAGCTGTTGGTGAATTAGGTTTCATTGGTTTAGGTATTGGTCTTGGAACTAATTTTGCAATTACTGCAGGACTTTTCCAAGCATTAAATGAAATCATAATTACTGCATTATTATTTATTGGATTTGGTGCAATAGTTGAAGCAACAAATGAAGTTGATACACGTAAACTTGGGGGTCTTTTAGCTTACCATCCAAAAGTAAGTATCATGCTTTTAATTGGTGGTTTGGCAATGGCAGGAGTTCCACCATTAAGTGGTTTTCAATCTAAATTAATGCTTGTTCAAGCTTCTTTAAGTTGCGGATTCCCTGAATTATCTATATTGGCCATTATGGTAAGCATAGCTACATTTGTAGTGTTCGTAAAAACATTCTATACAATGTTTTTAAAACCAAAACCAGTTGAATTGGATGTTGAAAATAAAGAGGTTCCTCGTGCTATGGTATTTGTAATGGGAATATTATTAATTATAATCGTGCTCTTAGGTTTATTCCCAAATCTTATTATACATGGAATTTCTAGCTTTGTAGGAGGAATATTATGA
- a CDS encoding cation:proton antiporter subunit C: MAQTQLAILLTSVALVIVGLYSAIFIDNIIKKIIGISFIEEGANLFIVAIGYKAGGVVPIIMPGMDTSWFASNAAYPLPFGLVLTSIVIGASTLAVMLALVMVLYKRYGTLSTSVMLADTSKQEEYDE; encoded by the coding sequence ATGGCACAAACTCAACTTGCGATATTGTTGACTTCAGTTGCATTGGTCATTGTCGGACTTTATTCTGCAATTTTTATTGATAATATCATAAAAAAAATAATTGGTATTAGTTTCATTGAAGAAGGGGCTAATTTATTCATTGTTGCTATTGGTTATAAAGCAGGTGGTGTTGTACCTATTATAATGCCGGGTATGGACACATCATGGTTTGCTTCAAATGCGGCATATCCATTACCTTTTGGTTTAGTACTTACTAGTATTGTAATTGGTGCAAGTACATTAGCTGTAATGCTTGCTTTAGTAATGGTTCTTTACAAAAGGTATGGTACTTTAAGCACTAGTGTAATGTTAGCAGATACATCAAAACAGGAGGAATATGATGAATGA
- a CDS encoding DUF4040 domain-containing protein, with translation MSKMIEFILCLITVLSAILALIQKDLLKAAILTGFSGGALAVLFQILLAPDVALTQAIVGAAIVPVFIALAVKKTQRVDN, from the coding sequence ATGAGTAAGATGATTGAATTCATATTATGTTTAATAACAGTTTTAAGTGCTATTCTTGCTCTCATCCAAAAAGATTTATTAAAAGCAGCAATTTTAACAGGATTTTCAGGAGGAGCTCTTGCAGTTCTTTTCCAAATATTATTGGCACCTGATGTTGCTTTAACTCAAGCTATTGTGGGTGCTGCAATTGTACCGGTATTTATTGCTTTAGCTGTTAAGAAAACTCAGAGGGTGGATAACTAA
- a CDS encoding cation:proton antiporter yields the protein MMEYIQSALLIISAILTIISAIGLISLDKNTKDVVYARIHIVGVFDIACVIAMIAIGQYLLAGIYFILAPFIAHAIANAYWKKEDRENNLDLQNIGEDVGEDHPFLHPKEKIQALECEDSEKFKVDERFSVTTLEIEEDE from the coding sequence ATGATGGAGTATATTCAATCAGCTCTTCTCATCATATCTGCTATTTTAACCATAATTTCTGCAATAGGCCTTATTAGTTTGGATAAGAATACAAAGGATGTTGTTTATGCAAGAATTCATATTGTAGGTGTTTTCGATATTGCTTGTGTTATTGCAATGATTGCAATAGGTCAGTATTTACTTGCTGGAATTTACTTTATTCTAGCACCTTTTATAGCACATGCAATCGCTAATGCTTATTGGAAAAAAGAAGATAGAGAGAATAATTTAGATTTACAAAATATTGGAGAAGATGTAGGTGAAGATCATCCATTTTTACATCCTAAAGAAAAAATTCAAGCTTTAGAATGTGAGGATTCAGAAAAATTTAAGGTGGACGAAAGGTTTTCAGTAACTACATTGGAAATTGAAGAGGATGAGTAA
- a CDS encoding monovalent cation/H+ antiporter subunit E has translation MFLTRIGYGIIYFLDLIYEILKSTFDVAFNGIMRRNINPVVFDIETVLERPVSQTILANSISLTPGTLSVDLDSENNIIKVATISPRKKEDVIPFEQYIKKMLE, from the coding sequence ATGTTTTTGACTAGAATTGGTTATGGAATTATTTATTTCTTGGACCTTATTTATGAAATCCTTAAATCAACATTTGATGTTGCATTTAATGGAATTATGAGAAGAAATATTAATCCTGTTGTCTTTGACATTGAAACGGTTTTGGAGAGACCTGTTTCACAGACAATATTGGCAAATAGTATTTCTTTAACTCCTGGTACTTTGTCTGTTGATTTAGACAGTGAAAATAACATTATCAAAGTAGCTACTATTTCTCCACGAAAAAAAGAGGATGTTATTCCTTTTGAGCAGTATATAAAGAAAATGTTAGAGTAA
- a CDS encoding arsenic resistance protein — MNLVEKLEPIIIFSAVLIGILASNINIAQHTNYLINIFLCLMIYGLFLEVNLNELKNSFRNIKFTLTSLIINFIWTPLFGYWIGSIFLNGNLDILIGFFMLIITPCTDWYLVFTKLAKGDLNLNLSILPLNLILQIILLPIYLIIFFSSKNSIDYTQIIYSILIIIIIPFITAQITKFVLITSLKERAINIISDLEIWFLSLAVFCIFSSQGKQLFENLNFLITIFLPLIIFFIVNSLVDLLISKKINFTYPEYVSLTMTTLARNSPLALAIAIISFQNHELVSIALVIGPLIELPILYIISKFCLWIKNTKLFSFHDYTI; from the coding sequence ATGAATTTAGTTGAAAAATTAGAACCGATAATAATCTTTTCTGCAGTATTAATTGGAATTCTTGCAAGTAATATAAATATAGCTCAGCATACCAATTATTTAATAAATATATTCTTATGTTTAATGATATACGGATTATTCTTAGAGGTTAATCTTAATGAATTAAAAAATAGTTTTAGGAATATTAAATTCACATTAACCAGCCTAATAATTAACTTCATATGGACTCCATTATTCGGATATTGGATTGGTTCAATATTTCTAAATGGAAATCTAGACATTTTAATTGGATTTTTTATGTTAATTATAACTCCATGTACTGATTGGTATTTAGTATTTACAAAGCTTGCAAAAGGAGATTTGAATTTAAATTTATCAATACTGCCATTAAACTTAATTTTACAAATAATATTACTCCCAATTTATCTAATAATCTTCTTTTCAAGTAAAAATTCAATAGACTACACACAAATCATTTATTCAATTTTAATAATAATCATAATACCATTTATTACAGCACAAATTACAAAATTTGTTTTGATAACATCATTAAAAGAAAGAGCGATAAATATAATCTCCGATTTAGAAATTTGGTTTTTATCACTTGCAGTTTTTTGCATATTTTCAAGTCAAGGAAAACAATTATTTGAAAATCTAAACTTCTTAATTACAATATTCCTGCCATTAATCATATTTTTTATTGTAAATTCTCTGGTGGACTTATTAATATCTAAAAAAATAAACTTCACATATCCCGAATATGTTAGTTTAACAATGACAACATTAGCACGAAATTCACCATTAGCGTTAGCTATTGCAATAATTTCATTCCAAAATCATGAATTAGTATCCATTGCACTTGTAATTGGGCCTTTGATAGAATTACCTATTTTATATATTATCTCTAAATTCTGTTTATGGATCAAAAACACCAAATTATTTTCATTTCATGATTATACTATCTAA
- a CDS encoding metal-dependent hydrolase, whose amino-acid sequence MSSYKGHSIFAFLLACMFFHNPLLISLTLIGANIPDFDHKFKKDNVYKMIILGLIIFISLYILKLPYYIGLIIVFLGITFYFSEHRSFTHSLFGVLTLTAAVSLILIWALQLITIVTTLNNHYLILAILISLLSFLFLNKKLLMVFLPIFFISLFVIKTGDIAYTEIVLSLLLGIFSHIVLDSFTPSGIKLFAPLSSKKVYKNFGLTVIFILAILSIFYHASSLFKLFEMYIKY is encoded by the coding sequence TTGTCGTCTTATAAGGGGCATTCTATATTTGCATTTTTACTTGCGTGCATGTTTTTTCACAATCCTCTGTTAATTTCTTTGACATTAATAGGTGCAAATATTCCAGATTTTGATCATAAATTCAAAAAGGATAATGTATATAAGATGATTATCTTGGGGTTAATAATTTTTATATCACTTTATATTCTTAAATTACCTTATTATATTGGTCTGATTATTGTATTTTTAGGTATAACATTTTATTTCTCTGAACATCGTAGTTTTACACATTCACTTTTTGGAGTATTGACATTAACTGCTGCTGTTAGTTTAATATTGATTTGGGCATTACAATTAATAACAATAGTTACTACATTAAATAATCATTATCTGATTTTAGCAATATTGATTTCTTTATTGAGCTTTTTATTCTTAAATAAAAAATTATTGATGGTTTTTTTACCAATATTTTTCATTTCTTTGTTTGTAATTAAAACAGGAGATATTGCATATACTGAAATAGTTTTAAGTTTATTGTTAGGCATATTTTCACATATTGTTCTTGATTCATTTACTCCATCGGGAATTAAACTTTTTGCTCCATTGTCTTCAAAAAAAGTTTATAAAAATTTTGGACTAACAGTAATTTTTATTTTGGCAATTTTATCTATATTTTATCATGCATCATCTTTATTTAAATTGTTTGAAATGTATATTAAATATTAG
- a CDS encoding succinylglutamate desuccinylase/aspartoacylase domain-containing protein: MHLKKIGQFENLKMGYISDFSGGYISRNKDILNHLELSSLNQFILEKSVYGTPIFKLGNGGKKILVLSGIHGNELPPQIANVYLINELLNKKLTNTVYLIPFAAPKSSMNNERTFNELDLNRASHIKNSVSNLIMQAIEQLGIVAVGDFHSTSFNSNPGCESIFSSKSPSPESFLMANYISRNVGSELISFDFAGSMYKGAIEDVCNLNGIPSVTCEVLSPFGNVGRGTVETSFNQMISFLSYFGI; this comes from the coding sequence ATGCATTTAAAAAAGATAGGTCAATTTGAAAATTTAAAAATGGGTTATATCTCAGATTTTTCCGGTGGTTATATTTCAAGAAATAAAGATATTTTAAATCATTTGGAATTATCGTCTCTTAATCAGTTTATTTTAGAAAAATCTGTTTATGGTACTCCAATTTTTAAATTAGGTAATGGTGGAAAGAAAATACTGGTTCTATCTGGAATCCATGGGAATGAATTACCTCCTCAAATTGCTAATGTATATTTGATAAATGAATTGTTAAATAAAAAATTAACTAATACTGTTTATTTAATCCCTTTTGCAGCTCCAAAATCTTCCATGAATAATGAAAGAACTTTTAATGAACTTGATTTAAATAGAGCATCTCACATTAAAAATTCAGTAAGTAATTTAATCATGCAGGCTATTGAACAATTAGGCATTGTCGCTGTTGGTGATTTTCATTCAACTTCTTTTAATTCAAATCCTGGTTGCGAGTCTATTTTTTCATCTAAATCTCCTTCTCCTGAAAGTTTTTTAATGGCAAATTATATTTCAAGGAATGTTGGTTCTGAATTGATTTCTTTTGATTTTGCAGGTTCTATGTATAAAGGAGCTATTGAAGATGTTTGTAATTTAAATGGAATTCCATCTGTTACTTGTGAAGTTTTATCTCCATTTGGCAATGTTGGTAGGGGTACTGTTGAGACATCTTTTAATCAAATGATAAGTTTTTTATCTTATTTTGGAATTTAA